aaaaagtgaaaattcaTCGGGCGCGGCACGTTCTCCGAGTttctttaaattgaatttcaatcaTTACACCTCATCAGATATGCCagaataaacataaaatatttatatatatatatatatatatgtatttatagaCGGGTACTGCTGGGTGTAATGTACTAACGAATTTCATCTTCGCAGCTGCAGCACGTGacaatattaattaaactttCACCATATGCGGCTGTCGCATGGCTGTCGCGTTTTTAAAGCGGAAAATTCAGGGGCAAGTTGGAAAACCCGCTGACATAAGCGCAGACGTAATCGAGGCAGTTTCCGCCTGGCTACCCAACaaattcttttttgtttttattaacaaTGCCGCCAATGCAGCGAAATATCGAACTGCCATTTTTTGGGCCATTTTCCCATGGCGAGTTTTCACTATTTTTCATTCAATTGCCccgcaaaacaaaagcagttGAGTGTTTTTTTAATGGCAGTCCGAATCCGTTGAAAGTGGCAAGGAGCAATTATGTGGAGCGTTTACTGCGAAATGTGTGGCGAATGCGTGCAATTAAAATGGGATATTTTACATTAAGCATGCATATTTATTGAGTTCTGGATAACTAAATTGGAAgtgattttattaaataacaaaGCTTTTGTGCTAAGcgtatttgtttaaataacaCAAGTGGTCATTGTTTACCAATTTAATTTACGGCCTGCGATTAGCGAGTGTGTGAAAGTGCTTTAAACTCACATTAAATCCATGGCCTGTGCCATTAAGAGCGTTTAATTAAACGCCTGTTGCAGAAGCAGGTTCGCCAGAAAGTCGTAGGTGAAACTTCCTACCCCAAACTGAAAACTGGATCATAAATTTCAAAGCGAATTGAGTGATGGAGTGAGGAAGGGAAGATGTGGCTGGCTTTGGCAAACAAAGAATATGGCACTTACCAGAAAACACAAATTGCTTTTCTTTCGCCAGCCGGAAAATTGCACAATCTTGAAGCCGGACGGAGCTGAAATACTCGTTTATTCACCAGCCGATGGTCTTTGATGGCCAACTGTATTGTTTTGAGCTCCGGTCTAAAGCGAGTGCGAGTTGCCAAGCATTTCAAGGATTTTTCCATCTCTTAATTACGGCAATAAATGCCAATGGCAATTTCTACGGCATTAAATAAGCACATGTTAACGGCCTGGCAAGCCTTCAAAAAAGTGCCTTCgcctaaaaaaaaagcagctaAAGGCGGCAAACTCCACACATTCACACACAGACTACTTACACACATATGCCAAAAACAAAGCCCAACGGAAAGGGGGGAGTTGGGTAGAGACCACTTGGCAATTGAGTAACAAGCTGGCGGCAAGGACACGTGCTCCTGGGCGTGgagccaattaaaattaaaggaGCCTCCTTCGGATCGGTCGGATATGTGTGGGCCCCTGGTGCtagaatccaataaaataaaattgctcAACACCTTATTAACAGCAGCTGCCTCTGAGCCAGAAGACATGGAAGGGAGCCATAGCAAAATGGCCTAAACGGTCTAGCAACTGCCGAAAAATACAGCTCTCTGGAGACTCGTACATTTGGCCCCGCTATGCttaagttgaaaaaaaaaaagttcaatGAATCATGAGTCGAATATTTCTTCttcagaaaattaaattaaatcgaaCAGCTTATAAGCGTTTCTTAAGGTAGCCAATTTATAAAAGATTAGATAGATCCGTTCAAGTAAAGATATGGATAAAGTAGTCACATCCTTCCATCCCACTGTCTTCTTCCAGATGGACTACTTTACATTGCCTTTGCACAGAGTGTTGAAAGTATTCATCAGTACTCATTTTATTGAACAAACATGGTCTAATGCTATTCGTTTTATAATTCAAATCTCCAATTTCCATTTAAGTTCAGTACATGATGTACATTATTGCCAAGAAGAGTAAGCAAATACTGCAGAGAACTATTATTGGAGTGATGTAGGTCCTTCTCTTAATCTCTTCGCGGCGTGGTGGAGAATGCACCAGGATCGGGAGGCTATCCACTCTAAGCTCCGTAGATCCTAAAGGAATCAAGCCCACTGCCTGCTCATAAGAGGGAGGATTTTCGGAGGAAAGAGGCGTATTCATTTGGCTCATATCTCGAGTCTTATGATCATTATTCTCTTCAGATCCGATTTAAGCAGTGTGTTTTTCACTTCaaaagattttaaaatttcacaATGGTATAAGCAACCACATTATCGAAAAGCCGagaacaaacaaatcaaaaataaatctataaataaataaaatttaaaagagTCGACCACCAATAGTGACTGTTCAAAGTGAACTGAATTTCCGAACATTTGAACATTTTATTGTCCACTTTTGATAAGCAGCGATTCTTGTTTAATTCTTTGAAACCGAAGCATTCGTAGGCTTGACTCCCAGCTATTTCTAATCAAGAAATTTGATTGGGAACCCGAAGCCCTTAAATGGGAACAACACATGTGTTTGCCTCAGAGTCTGAAATATTTGCCCCCCACATGAAATCTCGATAAGGAGGCCCAAGGCCGTATTGTAGTCTTTAAATGTTGAtattaattgctttttattgttttagaCTCTCGCCCTGTCAAATATTTGGGGCCAGTTATAACTTAATCCCAGATTCCAGCCAAATCCGTTTTGGCATATGCTGCAAAAATGTTTCGCAAATATTCGAAGGACAGTTGAgcacatatgtgtgtgtgtccggCTTTTATTTTGGCTGGCACCGAGCTTGTGTAAATATTGGTATTGCATATGAAATGCGTTCTGAGCTCGGCAAGGAACACCCACTCAGTCACATATTCAACGCAAATGGACTTCCAACGGACATTGAATTTAATGCCCCAGCATTGCAGATATGAAGTGGCAAAGTTTTCGAGTGTTCTGAATACGTGTAATATGCTCACCGACACTTGAAGccacgcactcacacacgcactcacactcacagGCACAGGCCACCCACACAATTGCATTTATGTGCACACGTGAATTGCATTAGAAAGTTGCCATCACATAAACTAAATCTGCCTCAAGTGCAAAGATCCCAGTCTCCGGCTGACAGGAGCAGGAAACGACAACGACAGGATACCAAGGTGAACACCGAGCAGGGCATTTGCATTAGGGATGAGCTCGTGATCCTGGCAGTGGTCTATAGCCACAGTCTTCTAAACCAAACTAAACAAACCAGTCTGCTagacaaatcaaattaatgtAAGTTCATTCCGGGCCAATTCACTCACAATTCAGAACTGGAAAAAGTGCTTCAGACAGCAAGGACTCGAAGGACTCAAAGTAAACCGACCAATAAGATTAAACGAAATGGGCACATATTACATGTTGTCCAAACGTAAACCACCACATTTATGAATCCATTGGctattaaaatcaatttcaaaggTGCGCAAAAGTAAGTTAGCTATTTGCAGGGAATCAACAAGTTCGTTTTTCGCTGCATACTTTCAGACACATTCACAACTAGCCTGTGCATTTCAAATGGTAAATGTAAGAACTAGCCGACTCTCGCCAAATTGGCCATGCAACTCAATCGTATTTATTGGCCAACTCAGTGGTATGCAGATGCTGCAGATACATTTTCACCGGCTCCACAAAGTTTCCATCTCTAGGCGGAAATACAGCCATTCGCTGGCACTCGGAATGGCGTGGCCCATTCGACTTTAGTTCCTGTGCTTACTTACGTTTACGTTTGGACGTGGTTGACGTGTCAGTTTCAAGGAGCAATTGTGCAAATGTGTCGGTTACCATTTTCGGGATGAGATGTGCGATAAGCGCCAAATGCTCCAACGAAGCTCAGACTCCTGGCGGTTGGATCCTGACTAAGGACACGAATGGCTGCTTGTGCATGTAAGTTGGCATCTACAGATTGAGATAAGAATGCGAAACTTTGCTGACATCAAAAGTTGCCGGAGACAAACGTGGTGTGAATGGCACTACCTTCCTCCTTGACCATCCTTGCCATCTTTGCCACAAGATCGAGTCCTTGGCCTCAAAGAAATCCGGCTCATTGACTCATTGGCGGCATATGCACCGGCTTTACCGATTCCTCTCGAGTCCACTCCGACTGTATCTCGCACGGATACATCGGTTAAATCCGCTCTTGTGGGCACCAGTAAGTATGGACCTGCTGGCATGTAGGAATCACCGTTGAGGACCCTCAGCTCAAAGGCAATGTCAGTAAATGAGAGTTTAACAGCAGGGATGAAGAGGCAAGTAGAGTGCCAATTACTGCTTCACTTACCTTTGAGAGTCCCAGCCAGTTGGCCCCGGATATAAGTCCAGCAGTGACTCACTGAGCTCGTCCAGTGTGGTTAGTAGTTTGGCTTTTACTACTTTTCCATCAGCATAAGCACAAATTATTGCTCAGCGGGATGGAGCCATTAAATTAAGTCACATCAAgtgcgtatacttaatttttGGGCATGCTCTGTTTTTATGGCCAGCCATATGTACAAATCGCAAATTGGGCCGCATAATATCACTTTTTCAGCCGCAAAGTAAGCACAGCCCACCTCAAAGGAGCCTACGGTTGGAAACTGTGCTCCTGTGGCCACATACAGCACATCCGCACTACGATCCTAGCCACTTCCGCTTCCGCAAAGCTCGGCACTGGCAAATCCACAAGGCATGAGCAGCGGCTGCCGTGCTTTATGCTCTCTGCCTTATCCTGCGCCGCATTTAACAATAAAACTTGAATTGTTTGCAATGAAAAGCGCAAGGCGGTAATAAAGCGAGCAAACAAggaagcacacacacacatgcacttGTTTGCCTGAGGCGTATGTGTGCTTGTACACTGTGCAAAAATGAAAGCAACTGTCCAGCCAGAATAAGCCACTCACAATAGCGAGCCGAGAACTGTGTATAATAAAGATATAAGAATGTGTTTAACAATCTATAGGAAATTCAACTCTAGAAAAGGTagtatgtaggaaatatacaatatatattcttaCACTACATGTTTTTTAGAGTGCAGGCGTGCGTGCTTTCGCTACTTTTAGCTAATTGCTGCACTCAAACGCAATACAGGTGTTTGGCCAACCGGAAGCGAGTGAGATACTCGTGCGATTCGAGGAAAGTGCAGTTTGTGGGCACTGTTTAAGCCAATGACCATTAGCGCCCAGATATCGACACTTAAACTGAATGGGCCAACTGTTGGTGGCAGTGGAAAACTCGATGATCGGGACAATGAAACACATTTACGGCATTAATTGCCCCAACGACATGGAAAGCAACTTAAGCAATTCACACAAGGCCAAATTAATTGGCGCACACGTGACCAGGTTCATGCGCTATTAGCCAAATCATTAGAATCGCTTGCCATTGTTTCAAGAAAAGATGTCCATCCAATTGTATGCAGAAGTCGGAATTTCTAGCAAATCTTGATTCCGGCACTTTGATATTGTGGAAACAGCAGACGACTTGATGCACGTGTAAACCCGAATGAATAGAACGGCCTAAAGTAACCTCAATACATTACATTGTGGGCTGCTCAACGAGCCCTGAAATTAATTGAGAGTGCCATCATAAACATGCCAAACgagaaaattttaattaattccccAATTGCAGAGCAAACCATCACCAGCAGCAAAGACATTTGTTCATTTGGATACGATGGCCACTGCGAGAATTCATTAGGGATCCATGTATCCTGTGTGATTTGTGACAGCTCCACGTTGACCTGCACCACACTTAATCAATGGCGAATTGCCGGAGCAGGCGATGCAATTTGATATGCCCTGTCGAATTTGGTCAAATTAGCAGGAGCACGGCTTACGGAAAGGAAATGCGATAAGCCAGGACAAGCAGGACGAGCAGGACAGCCATAAGTTATGTTTAAGTATACGTCTGGATCCACGACGGCATGCGCACTCGTAATTTCCTTCAAACTAATTACTTTGAAAACAGCAAGGATGCCACTTGACACAGTACTTCGCGCTATAACTCTTCCACCAGCATCTCTGTTTCCTTCAGTTTTGCCAGCTTTTCCAGCGTTTCTCCCGCTCTCCTACTGCAagtgcaattgcaattgcaattgcaagcGTGGCTAAATTAAATGGCTGACAAAGtgagcagcatcagcagcccGCATCCCGCGAGGACCAGAGTTTTCTTTTATGTTCCGCCACCAATTGCAGCCGGCAGCCAGAGAAAATGGTGGAAATGAACGCAAGGACATGGACTTGAAAGTGGAAAGTGCCAAATGGCAACTGCGAAAAGTTGCAAACGGGCGGTGAAAGTTTGTCATAAATcagaatattttaaaagtgtttGCCCTGACAGAACAAGAAGAGCGAAAGATGTGCACTGTGGCAGTCATAAGCCAAGATTATGGCCGGGAACTTGTGTAGCCATGTCGAACTGCGATGGCAAAAACTGCGAACTTGTTAGTCCTTTGCCGAGGGGAAAATATCGGAAATGAAATGTCCTTTAGGTCGCGGATTGATAAAGTTTGCGCACAGCCAACAAGTGATTATCTCGGGAATTGATGTTCAATGAGCTGCAATGTagtaatttcaaattattaaatctatatataagtttaaaatgGGTTCTCCGATCTGCTGCTATGCTGTTTCTGCAGTTAAGCTTTTACCTTCAATTAACTTTCtctaatttttataatttttcaagCCCTATTCAGGTAGCCAGTTAGCATGAACAATTTTCCGAGATTTCGCTTTGCTTCGTTGACGACTGAGTGCAGGCATTTAAGTCCATCAGGCATACTAAGTGACTTCCAGCATCGCCATTCCgcgaataccaatttaaattcaaatgcgGACTGCGACTTGGAGCTGCAATGACATCGAAAGTCCAGTGATTTGCATTCGGtgatggcaatggcaatggcggCGATATAATCGACTTAGCCGGATAGTTTTCGATACCGCAGGAGGCCAGGGAATCCACAACAGCTGACAActcaaagcaaacaaatagaCGGACGAAGCTTTGATtgacatttcaattaaattacagcCCAACTCGCTGTCGCTGGCGGGAATGTTTCGAGTGCAGAAAGTTTTGCTCGCCGAATACGAGGAGATCTACGAGCCGGTGCTGGTGGAGAATCCCTTCACGCTGGTGGACATCAAGGGCGTGGGACTGCGCCAGTACCATATAGGCCTCACCTGCAACCGCCTGATCTTCGGCTGCGACAACTTTGCCAAGTGCGGCGATGAGCCGGGCTTTCTGAGCCGCGGCCTGGATCCGGAGATCGAGAGCTTCGAGCTGGTCAGcatgctgccgctgcagctcATCCGGTTCCACTTCTTCCGCAAGGCAACGCGCTGCCTCATGATGCTGAACATTGTCGAGCCGCCGGGCGAACCTCTCACCATTCTGGAGCAACCGATGATCTTCGAGTTCGGCGGCTTTCTCTTCAAGCAGCACTTCTGGCATACGTGGCGCGAGCGGGTGGCCACCATTCGAGTGATGCAGCCGCTCTACGGCCATATAACCGGCGCCTCGCCCTTCTCCAGCACCGACGTCCAGCTGGACGAGGAGACCATAGCGGTCCAGGTGCATCCGTCGCCCAGATCCCCTTCCTACTAC
The sequence above is drawn from the Drosophila melanogaster chromosome 2R genome and encodes:
- the CG13558 gene encoding uncharacterized protein, whose amino-acid sequence is MFRVQKVLLAEYEEIYEPVLVENPFTLVDIKGVGLRQYHIGLTCNRLIFGCDNFAKCGDEPGFLSRGLDPEIESFELVSMLPLQLIRFHFFRKATRCLMMLNIVEPPGEPLTILEQPMIFEFGGFLFKQHFWHTWRERVATIRVMQPLYGHITGASPFSSTDVQLDEETIAVQVHPSPRSPSYYSACHAGAGDFG